The DNA sequence GTTTCATCACGCCGCCGCTGCTGTCTATCATTGTCTGCCTGGCTGGCATCCAGACCGATTCCACCCGCCTGGCGCTGGCGGCAGCGGTGCTACTGTACCTGGCCGCGCTGATCCGTGGTTCCAAGGTCAGCGAGGGCCTGGTATCCCACGCCAGCGCGCTGAAGAACCAGGCCACCGCTGCCAACCAGGCGTTGGAACTGGCGCACCAGGACTTGCATCGTTTCGCCCAGCGGATGCAGTACCAGGCCGAACATGATCTGTTGACCGGCTTGCTGGGCCGTGCCGGTTTCATGGAGGTGGCGCCACGCATGGTGGCCCGCCAGGAACACGCGCTGTGCATGATGTTTCTCGACCTTGATGGCTTCAAGGTCATCAATGACGCCTACGGCCACGAGGCCGGCGACCAGGTGCTCATCGAAGTGGCGCGGCGCCTGCACGATTGCATCCCGGCCGAGGCCACGCTGGCGCGGCTGGGCGGAGATGAATTCGTGGTCCTCTATGCGTTGGCACCCAACGCCGAGCTGCCCGAGCACCTGGCGCGCCGTCTCATCGACGCCGTGCGCCAACCGTTCGCGCGGCTGGCGCATCGACATATCGGACTGAGCCTGGGCATCACCGTCACCCGCAGCGAAGACATCAACGAAATGCTGGTCTGTTCGGATGCGGCCATGTATGAGGCCAAGCGCCGTGGGCGCAACCAGTTCTGTCTCTTCAACGACAGCCTCAATGCCCATCTGCAGATGAAGCGCGATGTCGAGCGCGACCTGGCCCATGCGCTCACGCAGCGCCAGTTGGAGGTATGGTTCCAGCCCATCGTGCATCACGATGGACGCACCCTGGATGGCTTCGAGGCGTTGTTGCGCTGGCACCACCCGCGTCATGGCGACATCGCCGCCCCTGAATTGATCGGAATCGCGGCCTTGGCCGGCCTGTCGGAAGAACTGCTGCGTTTCATCATCGGCGAGGTGGCCGAGATGATCCGCTTCTTGCAGGCCAGCACCCGCAGCGATCTACGGGTATCGATGAATATCTCTCCGCGCGAGATGGAACGCCTGTGCATCGAGGAACTGGTGATGGCCACCTTGAAGACCTATCGCGTGCCGGCCCAGATGCTGGAAATCGAGATCACCGAAGAAACCGCGCTGGACCTGCAAGCCGCCACCCAGACCCTGGTGGCGCTATCCATGCAGGGCGTGAGCATTGCCATCGATGACTTTGGGGTGGGTTATTCCTCGCTGGGTTTCCTGCGCCAGATGCGTGTCTCGCGGGTGAAGATCGACCGCAGCTTCGTCACCGGCCTGGCCGGACAGACCGAGAACCAGGCCTTGGTGGCGGCCATGTTGCAACTCTCGGGCAGCCTGGGCTTCCAGGTGGTGGCCGAGGGTGTGGAGAGCGAGCAAGACCTGCATACGCTGCAAGCCATGGGGTGCCATGCCATGCAGGGCTATTACTTCTCGCCACCGATGCCGGCGCGGCAGGCGTGTGAGATGGTCAAGGCGCAGGGCCGGAGTTAAGCGTTTCCTGACAGGCTTTCCCCAAAGTTGAAGCAGATCAAGCTTTCTCTGATCTGCTGCACTTTGGGACTGACCAGCAATTGAGTTCGCTCCGACCTGGGGCTATGCTGCAACACAGCAAGAAGGCATGAGCACGCTCGCTCTCACGCCATCCCACACCCAGGAGGACGACATGTTTCCACCCACGCAGGCCACGCCTGCAGAGCGCTATGGTCAACTCATTCGCGATGCCATCGGCGCCCAGCCGATGCGGGTCGCGGTGGTCCATCCCTGCTCGGTCGAGGCCTTGCAGGGCGCGCTGGAGGCGCGTGACGAAGGCTTGCTGGAGCCGTTGCTGGTGGGGCCGCAAGCGAAGATACGGCACATTGCCGAGCAAGCCGGGCTGTCTCTGCAGGGCTTGCTCATCGAGGATGTCGAGCATAGCCATGCGGCGGCTGCGCGGGCCGTCGAACTGGCCATCCAGGGCCAGGTCGGTGCGCTCATGAAGGGCAGCCTGCACAGCGACGAATTGCTCGGTGCCGTGGTGGGAGCCGGCTCAGGCCTGCGCACTGAGCGCCGCATCAGTCATGTCTACGCCATGGCCATCCCCACCTATGCCAAGCCGCTCATCATCACCGATGCGGCCATCAACATCGCCCCCACGCTGGCGCACAAGCGCGACATCTGCCAGAACGCCATCGACCTGTTGCATGTAATGGGCGTGCCGCGTCCGCATGTGGCGGTGTTGGCCGCAGTGGAAACGGTCAACCCGGCCATGCCCTCGACGCTGGATGCCGCGGCCCTCACCGTGATGGCCACGCGCCACCAGATCACCGGCGCGATGGTCGATGGGCCGCTGGCCTTCGACAATGCCATCAGCCTGCAATCGGCTGCCATCAAGGATATCCAGTCGCCGGTGGCGGGTAGCGCCGACATCCTGCTGGTACCCGATCTCGAAGCCGGCAACATGCTGGCCAAGCAATTGATCTATCTGGCGCAGGCCGAGGCGGCCGGCCTGGTGCTGGGTGCGCGGGTGCCGGTGATTCTCACCAGCCGCGCCGACAGCCTGCGGGTACGACTGGCTTCGTCGGCGCTGGCGCGGCTGTTCGCCTCGCGCAGCAAGCTGCACGCCGTGGGCAAGGAGGTGGCATGAATCGCTGGTTGCTCACTTTCAATGCCGGTTCCTCCACCATCAAGCTGGGGGTGTTTCGACTCGACGGTGCGCACGCCGAGAAAATCGGCCAGGGCCAGCTCGACCTGCATCTTACGCCGCTCAAACTGCGGCTGGATATCGAAGGTGTGCGTTCGGCCATGGACATCGATGCCGATCCCGCCGCGTCCATGGACCAGGTGCTGGAGCGCGTGCTGCATCAACTGGAAGTCGGTCACGAGCAAGGTGCGCTGTGCGCGGTAGGCCATCGTGTGGTGCATGGCGGTTTGCACCTGGCGCAGTCGGTGCTGCTGGATGAACGCATCGAGCAGGAACTGGAAGCCCTGGCGCCGCTGGCCCCGCTGCACCAGCCGCAGAACCTGCGCCTGATCCGTGCCATTGCACGGCTACGCCCGGGCCTGCCGCAAACCGCTTCCTTCGACACCGCCTTCCATGCCAACCAGGATGCGCTGGCGCGCCGCTTCGCCCTGCCGCGCAAGCTGCACGACCAGGGTGTGCTGCGCTATGGCTTCCACGGCATTTCCTACAGCTACATCGCCGCCGAACTGCGCCGACGCAATCTGCCCGAGGCGCATGGCAACGTGGTGGTGGCGCACCTGGGCAATGGTGCCAGCCTGTGCGCCATCCAGAATGGTCGCAGCCTGGACGCCAGTACCGGTTTCTCTACCCTCGAAGGCGTCCCCATGGGCACGCGTTGCGGCGCGCTCGATGCCGGCGTGCTGCTGTACCTGTTGCAGCAAGGGATGACGCCGGCGGCACTGGAGAATCTGCTGTATCACCAGTCCGGCTTGCTCGGTGTGTCAGGTATCAGCGCCGATGTGCGGACCTTGCAGCAGAGCAGTGAGACGGCCGCCCGCGAGGCGCTGGAATTGTTCGCCCTGCGCTGCGCCGGCGAAGCCGCGCGCCTGGCGACCACCCTGGGTGGTCTGGATGCGCTGGTCTTCACGGCTGGCATCGGCGAGCACGATGCACACATGCGTGCGGCCATCTGCGCTCGGCTGGAT is a window from the Herbaspirillum rubrisubalbicans genome containing:
- a CDS encoding bifunctional enoyl-CoA hydratase/phosphate acetyltransferase, whose product is MSTLALTPSHTQEDDMFPPTQATPAERYGQLIRDAIGAQPMRVAVVHPCSVEALQGALEARDEGLLEPLLVGPQAKIRHIAEQAGLSLQGLLIEDVEHSHAAAARAVELAIQGQVGALMKGSLHSDELLGAVVGAGSGLRTERRISHVYAMAIPTYAKPLIITDAAINIAPTLAHKRDICQNAIDLLHVMGVPRPHVAVLAAVETVNPAMPSTLDAAALTVMATRHQITGAMVDGPLAFDNAISLQSAAIKDIQSPVAGSADILLVPDLEAGNMLAKQLIYLAQAEAAGLVLGARVPVILTSRADSLRVRLASSALARLFASRSKLHAVGKEVA
- a CDS encoding acetate/propionate family kinase yields the protein MNRWLLTFNAGSSTIKLGVFRLDGAHAEKIGQGQLDLHLTPLKLRLDIEGVRSAMDIDADPAASMDQVLERVLHQLEVGHEQGALCAVGHRVVHGGLHLAQSVLLDERIEQELEALAPLAPLHQPQNLRLIRAIARLRPGLPQTASFDTAFHANQDALARRFALPRKLHDQGVLRYGFHGISYSYIAAELRRRNLPEAHGNVVVAHLGNGASLCAIQNGRSLDASTGFSTLEGVPMGTRCGALDAGVLLYLLQQGMTPAALENLLYHQSGLLGVSGISADVRTLQQSSETAAREALELFALRCAGEAARLATTLGGLDALVFTAGIGEHDAHMRAAICARLDWLGVRLDESANEQHLECISHQASRLRVLVIPTNEEQVIADDAARLITGSSA
- a CDS encoding putative bifunctional diguanylate cyclase/phosphodiesterase yields the protein MMKLIRADQLMALRKTVLLSMPVNMLLGLISTFVAWRADKLPIALLWLACSGVVNVLRVLACRIPVERLAALLPWLGQGQQPDARVDPVTELNLRLHWMLALLSGIVWAGVPLLCEGYTTPETLFYLTCVCGITAGAVTHGFAFARIPICFITPPLLSIIVCLAGIQTDSTRLALAAAVLLYLAALIRGSKVSEGLVSHASALKNQATAANQALELAHQDLHRFAQRMQYQAEHDLLTGLLGRAGFMEVAPRMVARQEHALCMMFLDLDGFKVINDAYGHEAGDQVLIEVARRLHDCIPAEATLARLGGDEFVVLYALAPNAELPEHLARRLIDAVRQPFARLAHRHIGLSLGITVTRSEDINEMLVCSDAAMYEAKRRGRNQFCLFNDSLNAHLQMKRDVERDLAHALTQRQLEVWFQPIVHHDGRTLDGFEALLRWHHPRHGDIAAPELIGIAALAGLSEELLRFIIGEVAEMIRFLQASTRSDLRVSMNISPREMERLCIEELVMATLKTYRVPAQMLEIEITEETALDLQAATQTLVALSMQGVSIAIDDFGVGYSSLGFLRQMRVSRVKIDRSFVTGLAGQTENQALVAAMLQLSGSLGFQVVAEGVESEQDLHTLQAMGCHAMQGYYFSPPMPARQACEMVKAQGRS